Proteins encoded in a region of the Elaeis guineensis isolate ETL-2024a chromosome 7, EG11, whole genome shotgun sequence genome:
- the LOC105033062 gene encoding serine carboxypeptidase II-3: protein MMGRMFLCLLLALSASIEISDALGGRGPATRQGDALNKLYFDAFNLKREAVAASDSSYAATLFSDLSSKTYPQQGLKESDKITKLPGQPQGVDFDQYGGYITVDKEAGRALFYYLAEAASANSSSRPLVLWLNGGPGCSSLGFGAMEELGPFRVMSDGKTLFKNPYAWNTVANVLFLESPAGVGFSYSNTTSDYDKSGDNKTAADAYVFLVNWMERFPEYKGRDFYIAGESYGGHYVPQLAYTILRHNNSIINLKGIMIGNGVINDETDQKGMFDYFWTHALISDETIDAIHKYCNFSPNASSEPKQCAQAVENAYESVTTLDIYNIYAPLCTSQGVTPSPKTYSIENFDPCTSLYVSAYLNTAEVQEALHANVTKLNYTWSGCSQVLTQWTDSPYTVLPLIKECMAHDVRVLVYSGDVDGRIPVTSSRYSIKQLQVSVKTQWQPWFINTDQVGGYSVVFDGNLTLATVRGAGHEVPSYQALRALVLIKFFLEGKPLPS from the exons atgATGGGGAGAATGTTCTTGTGCTTGTTGCTGGCCCTCTCAGCCAGCATAGAGATAAGTGATGCTTTGGGAGGCCGAGGCCCAGCAACAAGGCAGGGAGATGCCCTTAACAAGCTCTATTTCGACGCGTTCAACTTAAAGAGAGAAGCAGTTGCTGCAAGTGATTCTTCTTATGCCGCCACTCTTTTCTCCGATCTGTCGTCGAAAACTTATCCCCAGCAGGGGCTGAAGGAGAGTGACAAGATCACCAAGTTGCCTGGCCAGCCTCAAGGTGTAGATTTTGATCAGTATGGAGGCTACATCACCGTCGACAAGGAAGCTGGTAGAGCCCTATTCTACTACTTGGCCGAGGCTGCATCTGCTAATTCTTCTTCCAGACCACTGGTTCTCTGGCTCAATGGAG GACCGGGTTGCTCATCTCTCGGATTTGGAGCGATGGAGGAGCTAGGACCCTTTCGCGTCATGAGCGACGGCAAGACGCTCTTCAAAAATCCATATGCATGGAATACAG TTGCTAATGTGCTGTTCTTGGAGAGCCCGGCTGGTGTTGGCTTCTCCTACTCCAACACCACCTCCGACTACGACAAGAGTGGGGACAACAAGACGGCTGCGGATGCCTATGTGTTCCTTGTGAACTGGATGGAGAGATTCCCAGAGTACAAAGGAAGGGATTTCTATATAGCTGGGGAGAGCTATGGGGGGCACTATGTCCCTCAGCTTGCTTATACCATACTCCGACACAACAACTCAATTATAAACCTTAAAGGCATCATG ATTGGCAATGGAGTGATCAACGACGAAACGGACCAGAAGGGGATGTTCGACTATTTCTGGACTCATGCATTGATCTCAGATGAGACCATTGATGCAATCCACAAGTACTGCAATTTCTCACCCAATGCCAGTAGCGAGCCCAAGCAATGCGCACAGGCGGTAGAGAATGCCTATGAGTCGGTCACAACACTTGATATCTACAACATCTATGCCCCTCTCTGCACTTCACAAGGCGTCACTCCTTCTCCTAAGACATACTCG ATTGAAAATTTCGACCCATGCACTTCTCTCTACGTGAGTGCGTATCTCAACACTGCTGAAGTGCAAGAAGCTCTACATGCCAATGTCACCAAACTCAACTACACTTGGTCTGGTTGCAG CCAAGTGCTAACACAATGGACAGATAGCCCTTATACAGTCTTACCACTTATCAAGGAATGCATGGCTCATGATGTACGGGTTCTAGTATACAG tggagatgtcgATGGACGGATTCCTGTTACTTCATCGAGATATTCTATCAAACAACTACAAGTTTCTGTGAAAACTCAATGGCAACCATGGTTTATCAATACTGATCAG GTTGGTGGATACAGTGTTGTTTTTGATGGTAACTTAACATTGGCCACTGTCAGAGGAGCAGGACATGAGGTTCCAAGCTACCAAGCACTTCGAGcacttgttctcatcaagttttttCTTGAGGGAAAGCCGCTTCCTTCTTGA